In Phragmites australis chromosome 17, lpPhrAust1.1, whole genome shotgun sequence, the following are encoded in one genomic region:
- the LOC133897408 gene encoding signal peptidase complex subunit 3B-like, with amino-acid sequence MHSFGHRANAVATFAVTILAAMCFAASFSDNFSSPSPTASVKILNINWFQKESNGNDEVSMTLNISADLSSLFTWNTKQVFVFVAAEYETSQNALNQVSLWDGIIPSKEHAKFLIHTTNKYRFIDQGSNLKGKDFNLTMHWHIMPKTGKMFADKIVMTGYRLPEQYR; translated from the exons ATGCATTCGTTCGGGCACAGGGCGAATGCTGTGGCGACGTTCGCGGTGACGATACTGGCCGCGATGTGCTTCGCCGCCTCCTTCTCGGACAACTtcagctccccctcccccaccGCCTCCGTCAAG ATCTTGAACATAAACTGGTTCCAGAAGGAGTCCAACGGCAACGACGAG GTTAGCATGACGCTGAACATTTCCGCCGACCTTTCATCTCTGTTCACGTGGAACACAAAACAG GTGTTTGTTTTTGTGGCAGCTGAGTATGAGACTTCACAGAATGCACTGAATCAA GTTTCTCTTTGGGATGGAATTATACCATCAAAGGAGCATGCAAAGTTTTTGATCCATACCACAAACAAGTACAGATTTATTGATCAG GGAAGCAATCTAAAAGGCAAGGACTTCAACTTGACAATGCACTGGCATATTATGCCAAAGACTGGCAAGATGTTTGCAGATAAGATAGTCATGACAGGTTATCGGCTTCCTGAGCAGTACAGATAG